The genomic window GGCAGCGACAACAGAACGTGATGTCGTCACACGCCAACGACAGCGCTGTTAGGAGCCGGGCTTCTCCATGTAATCCTTCAGTGTTGCATTCACTTCTCCTTTACACCATCAGCCTGCAGGATCATAACGTACCACACATTTCCACAGGCTTCAGTCAGCAAAGATGAACTGTGGCAGATATTCCTCTAACTTCACCTCactgaataaaagaaaacagacagtgtttgtcttgttcCTTTGTTCTGACCAATGAACCATTGAGTTTATCTCTGAGTCagatacacactgaaaaacactgaagctggaagtcatttcatcatttaacatCATATGATGATTTAAACATTAGAGTTTAAAGGACAGTGTTAAAGTGCAGCATGAAGgacaaaatacatcaaaaaggaaacagtttaaaatccaccgtccacacagcagaggaaataaagcttccagctgtttttaagtTAGAAAACCTGagatcagtggaaaacaaagagacacattaatctgacagagacacatttacattcaaccaTTTTATCCTGAGAGACTCACAAGTGAGGAAACTGTGggttcaaggacacttcagcagctggggatcaaaccaccaaccctgtGATCAGTGAATAACCCacagtctctgttgttgttctgtgtctcatCACTGCCACCTACAGGCTGAATGCAGTAACTACACATCAGGTCCAAACTGACTGAGACCTGGTCTGTGTTCTGAAGCAGGATTTGAGGTTAGTGAGGAAACTTCAGCTTTAACTCTGGGGTTTCAGGGTCACAACCAAAGTTAACCTGTTATCAggtaaatcaccatggtaactgatgctgaacGGCTAACCTGCTCCTGTCAACagctactgaccaatcagatcactggaaaacaaaaacatacaaatgtcCTGGATATGTTGAACTCACTTTGTAGCTCAGGCCTCAGATGGAAATTTGAAGCTTGAATAGTTTTGATGTCTCAGTCCAGAcagttcatcaacaacaactacacctctttcaggaagtttcctgaagcgttttctgcagctcttcatctccttctgttgatgtcgtctccagcttttccatctcagagatgtttggtgttttctctgcttcctgcttcttcttcatccctgtgagaacatgaaagcagtttgtgagtcactgagttcagaccatcttcatctgaagtacaacactggagtcaatgtactgatgagaaaatgttacagagcagaggtttgttacttacagagatttctacgtttcaccaggactctgagaataatgaggacaagagcaaagagaaaaagaccaacaccaacaacaatgGCACCAACCCTCTTattctcctcagctcctgaatgaagatgagtAATAAATGGTCGCCCATCATCGATCACCTCTACACCTCTGAGACCACGTTTATCAAACCGTTTCCTGTAGGGTTCAACTTCTCTGTCTGAGATctgtctgctgccacctgctggtctgTTCCACACCTGTTCTCTGTCAGAGAGGAAGTTTGTGTTAAAACTGCTGTGGTTcacaacactggagtcaatgtactgatgataaaatgaaGTTTGTTATTTACTGATTATTCCAAGTTTCACCAGGACTCCGATAAGAATGAGACCAAGACCAATGAGAGCACCAtgaacaccaccaacaatggCACCAACATCCATCttctcagctcctgaatgaagatgagaaagtgttgagttgagatgaagaacaaactcagaggagatgcagtttttagtcaagaatgaatcagagacatttaccagGTTTCTCTGGCTCGATGAtcgttgtgtttgtcctgttgtcttggtcttttctcactgtttcaaataagaaacaaacactttaaagactttttcaaatcacatccgtctgatttaggaacaaacttcttcactgtctctgattcttctgatggaaattcagtattaaattcagcCTGTGTGATGATTCCTCTGCTCAGGTTTACATGTTGGACTTCTAAATGTTCATCTCAGTAAATAGAGTGCTGAGCAGCCACACTCCATCAGGTCTAGTTCAGCAGTAAAGTCTCTGACAACCCTCCATAACAAGGGTTTTCTACTGAGTTCTACTCAATCAACTCACCAGTGACGTTGAGTCGACACTTGTCAGAGCTTGAACCGGACTCTGTTTTGAcctcacacaggtacagaccTGAGTCCTCAGTCCTGAGTCTGGACACATCAAGTCTGAGTCGTCCTTCTCTGAGGACGTCTTTGTCAAACTGGACTCGTCCTGAAAACTGTTCATCCTGAGACTTTGAGACCTCAACACCCTCATGGAGATGAAACAGTCTTGAGGCTCTCTGATCAGTTATCAGTTGACAGAGGATATAAAtgttggaggagctgagagtttTGGGTGTGAAGGTCCATTCcagtgtgatgtggtggttctcctctgcctgataGAAGGTCTGTGCCACATTCACTACAagtgttcctgcagagagacagagagggagagggaggagcaggtcaACTGAGGACTTATTGATCAGTGTTTAGACTGTGGAGAATAAAGTGAAGGAGTAAACTAACCAGAGACACAGGAGATCAGGACGATGAGCAGCAGGATCCAGCAGATCATCTTCAAACCcaaactgagaaataaaacattgacactgaaatatttgtgtTGTAAAAAGTTGTATTGTCACTGAAACAATCAATGATCAAACATTCTAACCTCACTCTACTGTAATCTGACTCTATGATAATATCTTTATGAGGAGTTTTCAatgatcagctgctgatgatttcattcagctttttttttcttctttttttttaacaacgtGAGTGTTTCTACTTTgatgtcactgttctagctGGAGGGCAGAGCCATGCAGAGCTGGTGGGTCTACACCTGAAGACACACCCACTGTGAAAGTCTGAGACACTAATATAGGAGTGGTCTCAGTGTTTCCTGATGTGAactcactgttgttgttgatcaaagtttcttttcattttcatgcttgaaaataaactaaatcaaTATGAGAACTTtctaacagagacagaaacagaagagtTTCCTGGttcactttcctctgttcaaataaacactgtttcatgtctctgtcttcatccaCCAACAACGTGCACGTGACAATATGGCCGCTGTGACCGGTTTTCTAAGTGCAAAGTCCATATTCTAACATCTTGTCTAAACACGACACCAGTTCCTTTCATAACAACaaatcacagatgaacacaACAATAATATCTACTCTGTATTTGCACATTGTCTCTTTGGTCAGTGAACAATCAGACGTGAAACTACACTCAGGTACGGCCGTGAAATCACTGAGGAAACATTATACTTTCTACCCAGTCTGGTCCTTAAAGCAGCTCATTTAACAGATGAGAACTAATGAGAACATCTTTAATCTGActgatgataaataaacagGCTTCATGTTACATTGTGTCCATACAGCAACAGAGGAACTGTAACACCTCCAGCAGGGactcttactgtcagaaaatcTCTGAGTGAACAAAATAGAACAATAAATGATCGTGAACTCACCACTGACAGCGACAGAGAGCTGAGAAAtaagcaggaaaacacacagagtttccTCCATGATCTTCtcatcagagcagctcagactgaCTGTGGAGTAGCTCCTCACTGATACAACTCTCTCTGTAAAGTGGGATAAAGGTTATCCTACCTGGAGAGGCAGGACAATGACGAGTGAGAACGTGATGTCATCACACGCTGTCAGCCAATGACTTCTCCTCCTTAAACCACACCCAACAGCCTCAGTACGTaccacacatttacacatgctTCAGTCAACAAGGATGGATTGCAACATATTTCTGTAACGTCAACTCATTAACCaaaaggaaacagacacagtccCACGTTCCTTTGTTCTGACCAACAAACCATCAGGTTTATCTCTGGAGTCAGATACACACAGGACACAGTCCTCACTTTGAACATCCAACCCTGAACATTCAGGAGCAACACTGAAGCTGGTAAACACTGAATACAACTGTTTACAGACACTTGGCTGATCACTGACAGTGGTGCTAATAGCGGCAGGAGCTCATTCATACCTGTACATGTTACAACAAGAAAAGACAACACTgaactccccccccccccctccaaggAGTGGCAGCAGGAGCTTTCCTCCATTaaaaggaagagagacacaaaatggaggacaaagttgaaaatgtgtgtgaaaatacaCTGTGATATCTGAGAGGTGGTTCTGATGGTCTCAGACTGTAGCTGAGGTTCAGGTTTCATTAAAGGGAACAAACTGGGCTCAGGTCAAAGTGGGGTGAAGAGAACTACCTGTGCTACCCAGAATGCATTGTGAACaggtgtctgtgagtgtgttttactgtgtgtgttgtgtgttcagtggatGGTTCATCAGATTGGACTCACACTCAGCTGTTttcaaaccaactttatttacaaaCTCAGTCAGTGAACAACAAGTGAACAAAGGTTCCTGTCCAGCAGGAAACATTTAACCATGAACTTCTACAGCAACACTGAAGCTGGTCAaagtcatttcatcatttagtGTCATATGATGATTACATTACAGTTTTATAATGCAGGGCAAAATACATACAAGTTCAAAGTAGAttggaaaagaggaaacagtttaaaatccaccgtccacacagcagaggaaacaaagcttccagctgtttttaagtTAGAAAACCTGagatcagtggaaaacaaagagacacattaatctgacagagacacatttacattcaaccaTTTTATCCTGAGAGACTCACAAGTGAGGAAACTGTGggttcaaggacacttcagcagctggggatcaaaccaccaaccctgtGATCAGTGAATAACCCacagtctctgttgttgttctgtgtctcatCACTGCCACCTACAGGCTGAATGCAGTAACTACACATCTAAACTAATAACCTGTGCTTGATTATAATAATGAAGTAAAAACGTCTTAAAACCAAACTGACTGACACCTGGCTGCCCTGGTTTTTATAAAATCCATTTTGATTCTGGTAAACTACATAAATAACCAACAGAAATCCACTTAAACTTTAgtaacagagaagaagaaagttacgaatgtaaacagacagatgCACATGTGGAGTGAAGGCTGAGCTGAGGACTTACTGTGGCTCAAACTGCCTGAGAACCATAATgctttaaaggttaaaaaaaccTCAATAGTTTTGATGTCTCAGTCCAGAcagttcatcaacaacaactacacctctttcaggaagtttcctgaagcgttttctgcagctcttcatctccttctgttgatgtcgtctccagcttttccatctcagagatgtttggtgttttctctgcttcctgcttcttcttcatccctgtgagaacatgaaagcagtttgtgagtcactgagttcagaccatcttcatctgtaaagtaactagtatctgtatctgtcagacaaatgtagtggaggaaaaagtacaatatgtgcagctgtataaggtagaaaaacacctgaatactcaagtacatttacctacaaactgtactgaagtacaacactggagtcaatgtactgatgagaaaatgttacagagcagagGTTTGTTACTTACAGAGATTTCTACGTTTTCACCAGGGACTCTGAGAATAATGAGgacaagagcaaagagaaaaagaccaaCACCAACAATGGCACCAACCCTCTTattctcctcagctcctgaatgaagatgagaaagtgttgaggtgagatgaagaacaaactcagaggagatgcagtttttagtcaagaatgaatcagagacatttaccaggtttctctgactcagtgttttctgtcactggaGGTCTCGTTGGTTTGTGaactcatctttctttctcactgtttcaaataagaaacaaacacctttaaacactttttcaaatcacatccatctgatttaggaacaaacttcttcactgtctctgattcttctgatggaaattcagttttaaattcagcagactcaccaacagtaaCATTCATGGTACAACTGGCTTCCAGGTCTGGACGTAACATGTGTACAGTCCACTGTCTGTCAGGTTCAATGAGGAGATTGTTCAGACTGATGATTCCTCTGATCAGATCTTCATGGATCAGAGTCGTCCTGTCTCTGTACTGATCCATCTGTGGATCAGTTTGGTCCTTTTCATGTCGATATGCGTGGACCACCTCTTTGTTGATGTCAGCTCTGGTAAAATCCAGCGTTTCTTTCCTCAAGTCCACTGATGGATCCAGACGACACTGAAGCTCAGCAACATCACCTTCTTCTGCCTCTTTCTGATTTCCTgtggacagaaagaaacaaaccacagagacagttagctctaaaaacaaacactatttcacacatttaaacactttaaCCACACACAGAGTCCTGGGCAAATCAGGGGTGTAACAAATCTACCTACCTAATCTATCTACAAATCAACCCGAGGATATTCCTCCTATGCTGAAAAAACTGATCTCAGTTAATTGAATAGTTTGAAAAAAAGTATCTAATCTGAAACCCGCGGAATATTTTCACACTCATGCAGCACTCCTCGTCAAACCACAAACCACAACACtcatttttttacagtgtactgCTCTGACAGCCAGGAATCTGTAAAACCGCAGAGGTTCCGTCCATACAGTGAAGATCTGCGGTGTTCTGCACAACCTCCCTTCATGTACTGACACAGAAGATTCAGCAACCGACACCAATCCCTGTCTACACGGGAGGCTACAAAGTAACGCAGCCTGGAGTCAGCGTGTCTCCGGCGCCTGCGCAGTACAGACCTCGGAGCCGGTCTTTAATAACGTtcaaaaacagtgacagtgaatctTGTCTCGACGCAAATTTGTTGACAGTTGTTAAAGTTTGTGTTGAAGCTGTGTTAAAAAGCCGTTGGTTCATCAGTGTGATCATCGTGGAGGCTGCAGCTCGATGTGTTGTTGAACTGTGTCCAACTCTCCCCAAACAACAGAAGCCGCTCTCTGACACAGCGTCAGGATGACATGAATAAAGAAGCTTAAACTCACCGCTGACAACTTGATgactgaagaataaaacaagCAGGAAGATACagactctctcctccatcttcagcTCTACTGTGACTCGTATGGTCTGGTGGTAATACCGCTTCAAACTCAGCTGTTCAGTTCATGCAGCGGGGAAACTTCTCCGAACACTCAGACACACCCCTCCTCAGAGAGAAATTCTCATTGGCTGAGAGCTCCCCGCTCAGAGAGCTCTCAGCCAATGAGAGTTTGTAGATGTAGATAGAACGTTAATCTCGTACATTGAACACGCCCATGCGTTCTATGAGCATTCCATTTGGCGGAAGTCAAAGCTCTGGTCGTGTTTTGACATCACGTGACAGTAACCACAGTTTACACAGTTACAAGTtgtaaaaaagcaaataaataaaggaaaaaaattataatgGTGAACTTTTCACTTTGAATTTCTCCTGTTCGTAGACATTTAGTATTTTTAGAATCAGGactaatatttcactgtttgtgtgttttctcttcccAACTCTTGTCTTTaatgtttcccagcagaacattgtgctGTAACCAGATGAtggatgttattcacttcacctgtcagtgaacTTTAATCCAACACTGAGCATTGATTCCATCAGTTTCCATCAGTTCTCCAGGTTGAGTAAAGTGCACAGAGtcattgtattattattattcactgtGCACAGATCAGCTTCAGGGTCTGGgagtttatttctctgttgtcttCTTACACTTTGTCAGTTCATCGTGTAGTTGTTTAgtcttctgctgtttgttcacAACAGGAATCTTCTGCTGCCGTTAAACAGACTATTAAAGatgattaaatataaataacagtTTGGAAGAAGAACCCCCCCCTCCAAGGTGGCAGCAGCTTTCCTCCATtaaaaagagagacacaaaagaggacaaagttgaaaatgtgtctCAGCTCATACACTGTGATATCTGAGAGGTGGTTCTGATGGTCTCAGACTGTAGCTGAGGTTCAGGTTTCATTAAAGGGAACAAACTGGGCTCAGGTCAAAGTGGGGTGAAGAGAACTACTTGTGCTACCAGAATGCATTGTGAACaggtgtctgtgagtgtgttttactgtgtgtgttgtgtgttcagtggatGGTTCATCAGATTGGACTCACACTCAGCTGTTttcaaaccaactttatttacaaaCTCAGTCAGTGAACAACAAGTGAACAAAGGTTCCTGTCCAGCAGGAAACGTTTAACCAACAACTTCTACAGCAACACTGAAGCTGGTCAAAGTCATTTACTCATTTAGTATCATATGATGATTATATTACAGTTTGCATGGCAAAATACATACAAGTTCAAGGCAGATTGAAACTGCCTGAATTGCTGAAACCAGAGCAGCTGTTAAACACTCAGGTTCTAAACgtcttctctctccagcagccGTCCGTCCATCGACCATCAGTCCACGTCTGCCAGCTCTCGTCcctggtctcctcctcctccctcctctgacaaatggctgagagacagaaaaacagtttgtgattctgattcactgatctgttttcatttgtgtaaTGTTTGATCATTGAAACAACTTTACATCTCTGGGTCTCtaaaagtgatttaaatgaGCTGCCTGAGAAGTTTAGAgaggaaatgtctctttggtgaAACTGGTAATAACTCAGAGACacaacaactactacaactGTAGTATAAAACCTgaatactcaagtacatttacctacaaactgtactgaagtacaacactggagtcaatgtactgatgagaaaatgttacagggCAGAAGTTTGTTACTTACAGAGATTTCTATGTTTCACCAGGACTCCGATAATCAGACcaagaatgaaaagaagaacagcaagaacagcaacaacaatggCACCAACATCTCCACCTCTTCAGgtcctgaatgaagatgagaaagtgtcAGATTATCTTGTTCTCAGACAGAACGAAGGATGTAAATCAAAGACACAGTttttagtcaagaatgaatcagagacatttaccaCGTTTCTCTGACTCGATGAtcgttgtgtttgtcctgttgtcttgGTCTTTTCTCACTGcttcaaataagaaacaaaaactttaaacactttttcaaatcacatccgtctgatttaggaacaaacttcttcactgtctctgattcttctgatggaaattcagtattaaattcagtAGACTCACCAACAGTAACATTCATGGTACAACTGTCTGCTAGTCCTGGGACGTAACATGTGTACAGTCCACTGTCTGTCAGGGTCAATGAGGAGATGTTCAGACTGATGATTCCTCTGATCAGATCTTCATGGATCAGAGTCGTCCTGTCTCTGTACTGATCCATCTGTGGATCAGTTTGGTCCTTTTCATGGCGGTACAAGTGGACCACATCATCTTCTCTGTTGAGGTCAGCTCTGGTAAACTCCAGTGTTTCTTTCCTCAAGTCCACTGATGGATCCAGACgacactgcagtgaaacatcacCACCTTCTTCTGCCTGGTTCGGTTCAGTCTGACAGGTGATCTGATGAATCACtggagaaacaaaaatgaaacatacagatTAAATTCCTCTAAAAGACAAaccatcatttcattcaaacactaaaacacacagagctgatttTTCTCAGTTCAGAGGAGCAACAAAATGCACCTCCAGCAGCGACATTTATtctcaaaacaaataaataaataaataaatctccaAATGCTGTATAGACATTAAAATTCTGATGAAACTGTCGAGTGTGTGTTGGTTTAACTGAGGGCTGAAACTACAGTTATTTTTCTCGTCCATAGATCTGATGAATATTTTCTCAGTTGATTGTGTAGTTGTTCAGgtttcagctgtttgtggtgTTAAACTGAATTTATGATACACATGATAATCATGTTCACCTTCagtaaaacacagcacagagataAATACTACAACACTTTAAACTAAAGATCAAGAGTTCATGAACTTACCCAGGACAACCGGTAAAGTTAAAGTCAGTGTCCAGTCCATTATTAAACCAGTTCACATGGGAACTGATGATAAAGTTTCCAGAAACATTCCTTATTTTTCGGATCACattcaaaacatgtttaaatgtaaagttCCCGACAGTGTATGACAGTCCCAACCCAGAACCCAACAGAGCAGCATATGTTCAGGAGTGTCAAAGTTCAGTCCATCACAGTGGACATCAGCAACACTGACAACCCTCCATAACAAGGGTTTTCTACTGAGTTCTACTCAATCAACTCACCAGTGACGCTGAGTCGACACTTGTCAGAGCTTGAACCGGACTCTGTGTTGAcctcacacaggtacagaccTGAGTCCTCAGTCCTGAGTCTGGACACATCAAGTCTGAGTCGTCCTTCTCTGAGGACGTCTTTGTCAAACTGGACTCGTCCTGAAAACTGTTCATCCTGAGACTCTGAGACCTCAACACCCTCATGGAGATGAAACAGTCTTGAGACTTTCTGATCAGTTATCAGTTGACAGAGGATATAAAtgttggaggagctgagagtttTGGGTGTGAAGGTCCATTCcagtgtgatgtggtggttctcctctgcctgataGAAGGTCTGTGCCACATTCACTACAagtgttcctgcagagagacagagagggagagggaggagcaggtcaAACCACtcagagagcaggatgaaggagtcaggacagaaacagatggtttCAGTGACTGAGAATAAAGACCAGCAGAGCAGGAATCtaactgaagaataaaacacagacatcaaacattCTAACCTCACTCTACTGTAATCTGACTCTATGATAATATCTTTATGAGGAGTTCTCAatgatcagctgctgatgataTCATCCAGTCTGAGCTTTCACTGACTCTCACTGTTTTTTACagcctcagtgtttttattttggtctcACTGGTTtaatttcagtctctctctgttaatGTTTTAGAGGTGGGGCTGGACCTCAGGAGTGAAGAGAGCTGATGGTGGAATAAAGCTCTTCATACttaaagacacagacaggaagagagaaaaagatggcgCATCAGCTTCCTCTTTCAGACTCAGTGTGTCCTGATGTGaactcactgctgttgttgatataaaataaactaaatcaaTATGAGAACTTtctaacagagacagaaacacaagagtTCTCCTGGttcactttcctctgttcaAACTCTAATATATCTTCTTGTTTCTGACATGGCGGCAAATTTAAATGTTCCACTTTCCGTTGGCTTTACTTCCCTTTTTATTATTACACGTGTCACATGAATGTtgtcaaatgaagctttaaaaactaaaatgttgcaGCGTGAGGTTTCTAAATATCAGATTCAGTCTCTGAGTTAAACTCTACACAGAGCTGATCATAAAGACGCTGTTTATGCTTTAACCTCCACATTAACATCATTTcactttactgctgtttataaaGTGAACTGACTGTGTTTCGTTCCGCCTGTAAAATGGCGACCGTCTCTCTC from Lates calcarifer isolate ASB-BC8 linkage group LG5, TLL_Latcal_v3, whole genome shotgun sequence includes these protein-coding regions:
- the LOC108883801 gene encoding uncharacterized protein LOC108883801 isoform X3; translation: MSVFYSSVRFLLCWSLFSATETICFCPDSFILLSEWFDLLLPLPLCLSAGTLVVNVAQTFYQAEENHHITLEWTFTPKTLSSSNIYILCQQITDQRASRLFHLHEGVEVSESQDEQFSGRVQFDKDVLREGRLRLDVSRLRTEDSGLYLCEVNTESGSSSDKCRLSVTVIHQITCQTEPNQAEEGGDVSLQCRLDPSVDLRKETLEFTRADLNREDDVVHLYRHEKDQTDPQMDQYRDRTTLIHEDLIRGIISLNISSLTLTDSGLYTCYVPGLADSCTMNVTVVRKDQDNRTNTTIIEPEKPGAEKMDVGAIVGGVHGALIGLGLILIGVLVKLGIIRMKKKQEAEKTPNISEMEKLETTSTEGDEELQKTLQETS
- the LOC108883801 gene encoding uncharacterized protein LOC108883801 isoform X5, which gives rise to MSVFYSSVRFLLCWSLFSATETICFCPDSFILLSEWFDLLLPLPLCLSAGTLVVNVAQTFYQAEENHHITLEWTFTPKTLSSSNIYILCQQITDQRASRLFHLHEGVEVSESQDEQFSGRVQFDKDVLREGRLRLDVSRLRTEDSGLYLCEVNTESGSSSDKCRLSVTVIHQITCQTEPNQAEEGGDVSLQCRLDPSVDLRKETLEFTRADLNREDDVVHLYRHEKDQTDPQMDQYRDRTTLIHEDLIRGIISLNISSLTLTDSGLYTCYVPGLADSCTMNVTVVRKDQDNRTNTTIIEPEKPGAEKMDVGAIVGGVHGALIGLGLILIGVLVKLGIIKNRCGTDQQVAADRSQTEELNPAGNGLINVISEA